Below is a window of Candidatus Zixiibacteriota bacterium DNA.
GAGCCATCCGGCTCGATGTGAAACAACTCTTCATTTACAAAAATTGAGGCACCCAATTTGAGGGCGATCGCTATCGAATCCGAAGGCCGCGCATCAATTTCATACTTGCGATCTCCGCACACCAGGTGCAGCCTGGCATAAAACGTCTGTTCCTGAAGGGAAGTAATCTCTACCCGATCCACTCTGGCCTCAATTGTGGAGATTATATTCGCCAGAAGATCATAGGTCATCGGTCGCCTGGGTTTGACCCCGGACAACTCCATGGCGATTCCCCAGGCTTCGGCATGACCAATCCAGATTGGCAGCACTTTGTTGATACCCTCGGGCGACAAAATCACTACCGGCGAATTGGTCGTCATGTCCATTGCCAGACCGTCTACTGCAACCTTCAGAAATTCCATCTTACGACTTCTTGACCACCCACAATTTAATATTAGCCATCACATCTTTCTCAATTCTGGCGGGAATGGTGTATACTCCCAGAACCTTGATCGGAGCTTCCAACTGAATAGCTCTCTTGTCAATCGTAACACCTTCGGCTGCCAGAAGCTCAGCAATATCGGCATTGGTAACCGAGCCAAAGAGCTTGTCCTCTTCGCCCACCAGCACCTCGTGGGACAGCTCCAACTTCTCAATGCGATCCCTGACGATTTCGGCCTGACGTCGCGATTTCTTGTCGCGGGTCTCTTTCAATTTCCGAATCTCGCCAATAGCCTTGAGGTTAGCTCGGGTGGCTACAATAGCCAAATTACGCGGAATGAGGTAATTGCGACCATAGCCGCTCTTGACCTCAACAGTTTCACCGGCACCGCCGACACCCTCAACATCATCTCGCAAAATCACTTTCATACTATATCCTTTCGAAATCGTTGGCAATAACTTTGTTACATCAGCTCCCGCAGGCGAATCTTGCGCCAATCAGCAAAGCTGTCGACGAACCCCCCCAGAGCTATGGCTACTCCCAACACCAGCGAACCGGTCAGGCTCACCAATGGCAAAAGAAACAACATGACATAAAACAGCACTCGCATAAATGTCGATAACTGCATCTTCCTCAGATAGTATTCCACCAGAGCCAGACCAGCTACCGAATATAACACAGCCAACACTGCCAAACCATTGTCGGCCACAATACTCAGCCCGTCTCCGCCCAGTAATCGAAGCACCGCAAACAGCAACACCGCAGGCATCAACAGAAACGGTATCTTCCAGAACCTAAAAGGCTCGATCTGAGGCGGAGCCAAACGATTTTTTTCAATCCACCGCAGAAACAATAAGTAACCAACCGTGAATTGGGCTGCTGTACCGAGAAGCATCTCGGCCGGAACCAGTCTCATAGCTATACTCATCATCAACTCAAAAGACTCCAAACCTTCGCGGATACGTTCCGGGCTTTCGCCTATGACACTCAACTGCCGCCGAGCTTCCTCGACAAGCGTCGCAATGGTCTCCTGCGAAGTGCCGAGCACTTCCTGCCACAGCATATAGAACTGCGCTATAGCAAAAACCGACATGACAATCAGCGTTGAAGTGACCACCATTCGTGGTCGGACACCGCGGATAGTCAGTTGACCGGAGACAACGCCAGCCGATAATATCACGCCCCAACCAGCCAGAATCACCGGCAGTTGGGTTCCATCGGTTAGCACCATGCTCAAACCTACGGCACCCATGGCACCACCCCAGAGCCACAGGGTCTGACGTTGATATGTCAGACGCGCAATCCCATAAATGAGATACATAGCAAGAACGTATATAACCGGAGCCGCCACCACAGCAACCAGCAAGCTGGTTCCCTCGGCCGAACCTCCATAAAGAGTCACCGAGTAGAGCAGCATCGCCGCCACTACGGGCAGAGCGCCGGCACCACGAAGATGCTTACCGCCTGTGCTGCTAGCGGAAAGACTCACTTTCAAAAGCCATGATAGCCATCATCCTGGCTCGCTTAATTACCATCGTGAGTTTTCGCTGATGTCGCGCACAGTTACCAGAAATACGACGGGGGATAATCTTCCCGCGTTCGTTCACAAACCGTCGCAATAAGCGCTCGTCCTTGTAGTCAGGACGCTCTATCTTGTTCTCGCAAAAATAACAAAACTTCCGTCTTCTCATAATTATTTCACACCATCCTTCTCAGGCCTGGGATTTCCGTTGCAAAGTTCAACTAATCCGACACGACGCATAGCATCCCCTGCCGGAATCGATGACCAATCATTTCACCAAACTCCCTACAACTCATCTTCCTGCTCCGGGTATTCCTCGTCCAGAGACGAGTCACCGGCGGTCTTTTCCGTTGGCTTATCGACAGGAGTAGCTTCCTCGGTGGTAGCCGCTTCCGGTGTCGGAGTCGCTTCTTCAACTGGAGGAGCTTCCACGACAGGAGGCGTTTCCTCGACTGGTGTCGGAGTCGCTTCTTCAACTGGAGGAGCTTCCACGACAGGAGGCGTTTCCTCGACTGGTGTCGGAGTCGCTTCTTCAACTGGAGGAGCTTCCACGACAGGAGGCGTTTCCTCGACAGGTGCAGGAGCCACTTCTTCGACCGGTGCCGGAGTCGCTTCCTCGACAGGTGCCGGAGGTACTTCTTCGACCGGTGTCGGAGCAGCTTCCTCTGGCTTCGTTACGGGCGTCTCGATTACGGGGGTCTTCGCCGTGGCGACTTCGGGAGTTTCTGCCCGGCGCTGCGCAGGTCCGGCAGGCCGCTCAGGTTTGGCTTCAGCCGACTCGGTCGCGGTTTCTTCGTCCTCGCCGAGCAGTTTTTTGAGGTCGCCTTCGAAAAGAATAGTCAAATGTCGAAGATACTCTTCGCCCAGGGAAAAATGGCGATCCAGTTTTGGTAGTATCTGAGGGGTACCTTCATAAACGAAGGTAGCATAGTAGCCCTGGGTTAGTTTCTTGATGGGGTAGGCCAGACGACGAGTACCTATCCGGTTCTCGTGGAGAATCTTTCCACCACTGGCGGAGATAATCTCAGAAATGGCTCCCACCTGTTTGTCGATAGCTACATCATCAGTTTGCGGATTGACTACGAAAGTAGTCTCATAGACGCGCATGCAGTGTCCTCCCTTCGGACGTTGAACGTTAAC
It encodes the following:
- the rpsF gene encoding 30S ribosomal protein S6 — encoded protein: MRVYETTFVVNPQTDDVAIDKQVGAISEIISASGGKILHENRIGTRRLAYPIKKLTQGYYATFVYEGTPQILPKLDRHFSLGEEYLRHLTILFEGDLKKLLGEDEETATESAEAKPERPAGPAQRRAETPEVATAKTPVIETPVTKPEEAAPTPVEEVPPAPVEEATPAPVEEVAPAPVEETPPVVEAPPVEEATPTPVEETPPVVEAPPVEEATPTPVEETPPVVEAPPVEEATPTPEAATTEEATPVDKPTEKTAGDSSLDEEYPEQEDEL
- a CDS encoding bifunctional nuclease family protein, translated to MEFLKVAVDGLAMDMTTNSPVVILSPEGINKVLPIWIGHAEAWGIAMELSGVKPRRPMTYDLLANIISTIEARVDRVEITSLQEQTFYARLHLVCGDRKYEIDARPSDSIAIALKLGASIFVNEELFHIEPDGSAEVPPMPTDPESLRERLKKINPEDFGKYTL
- the rplI gene encoding 50S ribosomal protein L9, which translates into the protein MKVILRDDVEGVGGAGETVEVKSGYGRNYLIPRNLAIVATRANLKAIGEIRKLKETRDKKSRRQAEIVRDRIEKLELSHEVLVGEEDKLFGSVTNADIAELLAAEGVTIDKRAIQLEAPIKVLGVYTIPARIEKDVMANIKLWVVKKS
- a CDS encoding YybS family protein, with translation MSLSASSTGGKHLRGAGALPVVAAMLLYSVTLYGGSAEGTSLLVAVVAAPVIYVLAMYLIYGIARLTYQRQTLWLWGGAMGAVGLSMVLTDGTQLPVILAGWGVILSAGVVSGQLTIRGVRPRMVVTSTLIVMSVFAIAQFYMLWQEVLGTSQETIATLVEEARRQLSVIGESPERIREGLESFELMMSIAMRLVPAEMLLGTAAQFTVGYLLFLRWIEKNRLAPPQIEPFRFWKIPFLLMPAVLLFAVLRLLGGDGLSIVADNGLAVLAVLYSVAGLALVEYYLRKMQLSTFMRVLFYVMLFLLPLVSLTGSLVLGVAIALGGFVDSFADWRKIRLRELM
- the rpsR gene encoding 30S ribosomal protein S18 encodes the protein MRRRKFCYFCENKIERPDYKDERLLRRFVNERGKIIPRRISGNCARHQRKLTMVIKRARMMAIMAFESESFR